The genomic stretch CTGGATTTGCTAAGGCTCCATGTGATGCTGCCCCTGCAAGCCAAGCTTACGTGCCAATAGTAAAAGCCAAAAATGTACTTTTGCACTGTAAAAGCATCCGAGTGTCGGGATGAGCACCATATGAAATGCAGACCAGCCTTGATTCATTGGCGGCTTTGTTCAGTAATATTAGCCTGGATATGTTTTGCCATCAGTTCCTCATATCTTTGTTTGCTATATCTATAGTCTAGAGAGATGTGTGATTATTGTCAGTTAAGAAGTAGAATAGGTGCAATTAAGACTAATGACTATGAAGTAAGGATCGTGCTGGTGCACTAAACTCACAGGCACACTTTCTCTGGAGTCAGGCAACAGTGGGAAAGGAAACCATACAAAATTACTGGCTCTTAGCAAACTATTCCTCCATTGATTTACTTCCTTCACAGCctctgatttttttcctcttattGCCACCAACTATGCTGGTGGAGTTATGTCAGTATATGGTATCCATACAATTCTGGCCAAATCAGTAAATAGTTGTGGTTGCACAGGGCTATGTCATAGGAAGAAGTGTTTTCTAAAGCAATGgatgctatgtactgtatatgcattgtcctacttgagagtatgtattttccctggaaaatgattaaccatccattaagagcccaagccctccctccagtccatctgccttggtccaggccttggaggtagagaggaactgctggacctcttaccctttccctccaccactcccttctccttctgtgtcatgtctttttagattgtaagcccgagggcagggaaccgtctaactaaaaagattgcaagtacagcgctgtgtaaatttacagcgcttcataaataaagtttaataataataatccagggtttttggacttcaacttgcagaagccccagacagcttgaCCAGTCCtcaaggattctggaagctgaagtcccaaatggATGGACAAAGATTGAGAGGCACTGATCCAAAAAAAGAGCCAGGGCACCTTTTCCCACCAAGGGCTGCATTTTGTCAGCAGCAGAGCTTGAAACAGTGGGCATGTTGGCTAGGGGTGATGGTTTGTAGAAGAGGTACGGTACTCCAAAAGTGTGGCTAGTCCAAGCTTTACAGGGGATAATCTGTTGGGGTACATGATGGCCAAAACCAGCAGTAAGTAGAGCAGAGCCAAAGCCCAAAATGACTCTGCTACCCACATAATCCCCTTCCCACTTTCCCAGCTAAGCAGTTTGCTTTCATCCTCATCCTGCCAACATCCTAACAAGTGCTTAATTTTCCTTCCCTTTGCTTTTAAGTGCTAGCCATGAGCGTTGCACCTGAATTGATATTAGGAAAGATTAAATCTGAGGTTGTAACCATGGTTTGCTGTTAGTTTACACATAGACTGACATAAATATAGGTATAACATCAGGCTTGGTTAGCTCTATAAACCAGAGATTAGAGATGAATTTGTGATCACTGTGTCCATGTTGTGGTTCAAGAATGCACCCAGCCTCTTATTTAGTTGAGAAGAGAAGGATGCCCTTAGAATATATTGGTAGATGTTTGACAGCTGCTGATAAAATTGTGAAAATAATTATACCAGTTGAGTTTCTGTCTGTCATGCACTTTTTAGACCCAACAGAAAAGTGCCAGCCCCATttgaattgggggggggcataaaaTCTCccctctttttgtgtttttattcacTTGCATTATTATCAGACTGTATTAGATTGTGAGCCTGTAAAGCAGGAGTGCCTTTCACAAAGCATTCTAGAAAACTTTCTTATCAAATCTAGGGATATGGATTTAGGAGTAGCAGAAAATCAGAATTTGGAAACCCTGTAATTTTtgattacagctctcagaattctgAGCAGCTATGATGGCAAATGATACAGGGAACTGTTGCTAAAGAAAAATTATTCCGAACTCAACATTACTGAGACTACTTGTTGTAATAGAAATTGTGCATGGTAatggaattattttttttctaaagggGTGTATTTCTGACAGGCAGGCTTCATAGTACAAAGCAAATATGCACTCTCTTTCCCATATGGGCATGAACTGTAGATCTTTGGATCAAATACAGTAGTGCTTTACTTGAAGCCTTTTTACAGAGCAGCCATCTCCTGCTGGCCCAAAGTGTAGATCATTCCACAGAACTTGGCTCTGAAGTACACCTAATTCTTTCTAGTGTACCATTGTTAGAGAATATgtgcaaaagaaaggaaagatcaGTTGTCTTAATTTTTTTCCCAATTAAAACAAGATCTTCCTCTTGTCTTCCTgacttttaacagaaaaatatcagatgtgaagttgaaggtttccccagcagacaatggatcattaattaaataggcaccctgaggccttgccattcaataacagaataatacacagattaacatgcaaatcgcttcctctcaaccaactgtatatatacccctctgacttccatgccagcattctctgaagatgccaggaatAACTGctgctgaaatgtcaggaataaactcttctagaacacggcctcatcgcctgaaaaacccacaaaaaacctatagaAAAATATCTATATAGCCTTTGAGTTGGCAAATATCTTCTTTTATGGGCAGTCCTACCATAAGGCAGAGTGAGATGACTGCCTTCGGCAGCAGAGTTTGGCTGTTGCAGTGAATATCTGTTTAATTAATTGTTGGTGTAATTTTGTTTTGAAGGACGGGGAGAACTATTGTAGCATTTTCTGTTTTATGtcccaaaataacttggctgttCCTGGGCACTACACGCTTTCACAGGTGAATAGGGGGCAGCATTTGCTGCGCCTtcggtagcaaaatgtcttggcatGATGACTGCTTATGAATTAGGGAAGAACTGCTTATTTCTGATAGTTCTGCAGTTTTTCTTgaccctcttctcttcttctaacAGCAACTTCAGCAACAACAGAGGATGGGAACTGGGACACCTTTTAACTTTTTCCTGCCTTTGCATTTACCTGCTCTGATTCTGAACCATCATTCCATCCTCTCAATTGCTTTTCTCTCTGATAGATGCAGTAGTCtccatcttttctctttttgggATAAAACACACCTGATGTAATGTAATTTTCACAAAATGGCTAGGAAAGTAATGGTTCAATcaccccttctcttcttccttttctcctatcCTACAATCACCTATCAGTCATCTGACTGATCTCGAGTTATTCACAGTTGCTTTACCCATTAAGGCTTCCAAGGGGAAAGAATCTATATCTTTTCCACCCAGATTCAAAATGGGTGTTTTCTCTGCTGCTGAAATATGTAGAAGGTGTATGTTTGCATTATATTCTACTGCTGTTTAGGCCTATGCTTCTCAATGTTATGCACCATGTAAGGGAACCACGCTCattgaatcgatccattgatttgtATCGCACACCAATTTACCTGTTAAGTGAAAATGAGGCTTTCAATTTCAAGGGACTGTGTTTTCCCTGCACCTCTAACTCATAGCAATTTTAAAAGGGGAAACCATTTTTTCCTTATTAAAAGGAACTCTTGCTACAAAACCGACTTAATTTCAAGCTGCAGTCAAGTTGATTATGATGTCATGTGAAGGCTGCCTGTGAAACCAGCCCAGGTAGTGGAGCAATGCCAGTATAAAAGGCTCATTTGAAAACAGCCCTTGCTTTCTGAGAGTATTTAAGAGTGGAGAGCTTTTCCCAGAGCAAAGCCAGCAAACACTCAGTTAAAATTGCAGCAGGCTTAACACAGGATCTATACTGAAAACATCTGGGAACCAGAATAGATAACTCCCAAAAGACGTGCTTGTCTAGTTCACGGTGTACAGctttaaagaaaagcaaatatCCCTCTCAAGACTGTTACCATATACTGATGTACAGAGATGGATCCTGCCATTTTGATGACTCCTCCGTTCAGTCCAAGGTGGTCCATTCTTCTGCCAACATCTTTGTACTTTGAAACGAGAACAGGTGTGCTCCAGATAACTCAAGGATGACAGCCAAATGGAATTCCAAATATTATGGAAGCAAGCAACACTCATTTCTATCTTATTCTTGTTCTTTAAACCTAGGCAGATGAGACGATAAATCCTGCAAATCTACTCTTGGTTCTGGTTTAGATGCTTTTGATTCAGGACTGAGATCAGTTCAGCTTGCTTCACTGAACATGTCATCCATTTCTTGGAGATTAGCCCTGTATTTTCAgcattgggcccgaacagacaggccaaaataaagctgctttgggccactttggaggtatgctgtttaaatgctgcatgtgtcctacgAGGTCGGAAGCCTTGctaaagccatactccagtcctaaggactatagcacagctttggcgcagcttctggcctcttaagatgtgtgtctcatttaaacagcatacctccaaagtgacccgaaacagctttattttggcctgtttgttcacgTCCATTGAAACCCAGTCTTCTAAAACCCTTTTCAGGCTTCCCATTACAATTTGGATTTGTAGAAAAGCAGTAACATAGTATAACTGAGGTGAGGGGAATTGGTCCTGTAGTTCAAGTGAGAGAGGCAGGCTCATTTTGCTGCTTGATGGTGAGGTGGCACTAGAGATGTGAAGTCCCAGGGAAAAATTAGGGGGGGGAATCATTTTTGTCCGTGTTTTCCTgagtcatgctaaaataaaatattccataatcgattttcttccttttaattttttcttgtttcttaggGTTTTTTCCTCAGTCCCCCTGggttttttccaggaaaaaaaattggggggaaaatgagaaaaaaatttaaaaggaagaaaatcaattatggaatattttattttagcatgattccgAAAAACAAAATTGTTTCCCCCCCTAATTTTTCCACAGGCCTTCACGTCTGGCACCCTTGCTTGAGCCATGGGCTGctctggaggagaaggagaaggagacctGAGTCTACATGGAAAAGTAAACATTACGACTCCCAAGCAGACCATAGTTGGACCAGCCAGCTGGTCCTCTTGTGCTCTCAACAGAAGTTGGATATACATACCTTTCATCATGCAAAGCTTCTCTTTTTGACAGAGACTGATGGGAAAAGTGGTTCAAACCACTGTTAAAGGTTAGAAAAAGGGATAGCAACAACTTTAGCGACGGAAGCATGAACTCAGTGCAAAGAATATGTAGAGCTAGGGAAAGAATAGGTTCCACTGCAAAGTGTCCTAGGCATAACTTGGAAAACTCAGGGGATTATATGAATTGTcatccacttttttaaaaaaaacttttctgagTTAAAAAGGGAGGGTGGGTTGTGCATTTTGGCCTAACGCACAGGCCAGTCAAGGCATTGTAATATAAGGCAGAGTGATGTGGTTGCTTCAGAAAGTATATGGGGAGGCAAGAAGTGGTAATAAGATCATAGAATTGTATGAGTTGAAAAGGGTCCTACAGGCCATCAATTCTAACCCCTTGCTTAATGCAGGAAATCTAGGTAGAGGATCCCCAGCAGGGAGCTATcaatctctttttgaagacatgcagagaaagagaccccaccattagtttcagtgtcaaactgctcttactgtcaagttccttctaatattctaTCAAAATCTACACTCCTATAGATCctactctctggggcagcagagaacaaacttgtGCCCTCTTGTTTGTGACAGCTGTTTATGTAGTCAAAGAGTGaatcatgtcacccctccatcttctcttcatCAAGTTCAACATGCTCATCTCTTTCAACTTTCAGAgctatcatccttgttgccctcctctgaacttgTGCCAACTTTTCTATATCCTTTAAATgaggagcccagaactggacacagtacttcAGATGAGACCTGACTAGTGCAGAATTGTTCTTGTGCCTTCGTTTCCAACtcatcccagggttttcttggcaagatttgttcagaagttttccattgccttcccctgaggctgagagtgtgtgacttgcccaaggtcaccctgtggatttcatggccgagcaggaaattgaactctggtctctagtgttgtagttcagcactcaaaccacaattcCACACTGTCTATTAATGCagactaaaatattatttgccttctttgctgcagcataaTATTGCAGGGTCATGTTCCActtataaacaacaataataccaAAATCCTTTTCACACTTATTGCAGCTAAGCCAAGTATCCCCTGTCATGTACTTGGGCATTTGgattttgtggcctaaatgtagaatttttcaTTTGTCTCTGTTTAATTAGCCAATTTTCCTAGTTTATCAagatctttttgaattttgatcatatCTTCCAATATGTTACCTACCCCTCTCAGTTTTCTATCATTTACAAACTTGATCACAATTCacctaagtcattgataaacatATTGAAGAGTGttggtcccaggacagaacccagCAGCATTCTGCTTGAGACTTTCTTCCAGTTTGAAACACAGCCATTGATGATGGTTTGCCAATCAATTATGGATCTGTCTGAAAGTGTTTCCCGCCATTCTATATTCATTcaatttgctaatcaaaatatcatgtagggctttataaaaTACTTTGCTGAAATTCAGATGAACAACATCTATGGCATTCCCAttatctactaaactagtgacctgatTTGTGTAGGAGATTTGTGTGTGTATCCGGTAGCTTGCCTTGTGCCTCCAAAGCCAGCCTCCAAAGAAACAGCAAGCGTAGGTTTCCGCTGCGAATCTGGTTATATTTGGTGTATAGAAAGCTGGAAGGATGGGTGGGTGGATATCTTGTCTTTTCCATCAGGTACCAAATGTCTTGCGACAGTCCTGCAACAAACTGAGCCAGATACATCCAACAGTTGTGAGAACTGGGCTGACCCTTCCACAAGCCCTTGATTTGATTCATTGTTGAGGCTTAAGCCCACTGCATGCCATTGGATAAACAAGGAAACTTGAACTTGGTGGTGTCAGAGGCTGATCTATTTAGGGAGCTGTCCAAAgttttttctttccagttttcaaaTAAGCATCTCAACTTTGAGAACCTTATGATTCCCACTCCTCCTGCTCCCTTTGCTTTCTTGGCATAGTAACAAAAACATTATATAATACAAAGCAACTGTCAACTTTGTTATAATATTGTCCAGCTGTTTTAAAATAAGGTGTGGAGTGCGGGAGAGCTATGGGAGAGAATATACAAACtgagtcttttcttttttttccccttcggCACAGGATCTCTTACGATCCGACAAGGTACCCAAAGTACATTCCTGAAGCCTACTGCCTGTGCAAGGGATGCCTTACTGGGATTTACGGTGAAGAGAATTTCCACTTCCGGAGTACTCCAGTATTTATGCCGACTGTCATTTTACGCCGAACTACATCCTGCACTGGAGGCCGATATGTTTACACGGAGGATTACGTGACTATCCCTGTAGGTTGCACCTGTGTGCCAGAGTATGAAAAGGAAGCTGAAGGAGTCAACTCTAGCATAGATAAACAAGCAATGAAATTGCTAGCAAACCACAATAGTGAAAAGCCGGCATCAGAATGAAGAACACTAAAGGAAGCCTGATGATATAGGTCAGGGCTGGCCTAAGGATTTTTGCTGACTGAAGCAGAGGACAAGCCCTTTCCATGCATAAATGCCAAGTGGACTGCCAGTTGAATTTTACCTCTGCATTGGCAACAAGAGAGTGTTCTCCGTTGCATAAAAGAGCAGCAGGGCATTTTAAGGGACACAGGCTACACCAGGCCATGGGGCACACACAGTTCTGTCCTCTGTCCCTCAGTGTCTCTGGGCTGAGTCAGTCAGCTGCTTTACACTACCTAATGGGCCCCTGCTTTGCTGGTCTTTTAATCCCAGTTTCCTGGTTCAGAGAACTGTACAGCCTATTCCCACACATACCTGTATTGCAATGACAGATGCAGTTTGAAGCGAGAATCTGAGTGAAGGAGCAACCACAAAATGATTATGACACACATACAGTGTCATCTCTAATACGATCCCTTTCCATACATGCACATCAGCTGCAAGGTGTCAAGTTATGAGCATGTGATTCTGATGTATACAGTATGTGAACCAGCTCATAGAAGAAAAAGTGTATTTTGAAGATGCAAGTGTAAATTTGGAAGACATTGGTGATGGAGAGGATCAAGCTATTATAAAATTAGTAAAATCTTAATGGAAATAAttcatatgaatttttaaaaatgcctaggTAATAGCCTTGAAGTTTTGTACCAGCTGACATGTGTAAGAGAAGTTCACATTTTAATTTGCTTCATAAGCACAGCCATTATTATCTCAGTTCAGTCCAGTCCCTTCTGGGCAGAGTCCTCTTTTAACCCAGACAGACATATTCAGGAGGGTCATTCATGTCACCTTACATTTTGGAGAGCTGGAAACACTGCAGGAAAGAGTAAGAAATGAATCCTTCTTTTCTAGAGAGGCAGAGGCTTTGAGGAGGAATAGACATGTCTCATACATTACTGGCAAGGAATGTAAGAACATGTGACCCTCAAGATGTTATTGGCCTGCATCATGCCTTACCACTACCTGTGCTAGCCAATTTCAAGGGGCTACAGAGAAGCACCAATATATGTTAAATCTATACCCTCTGAAGCATGTTTGGAACTGCAGCCTTGCATATGGAAATACTCAGTGGAAATCAGGGCCAGTTCATACATTGTACAAGTGCCAAGTGTACTTCACACTTCCTCACTAGTGTTTCCAGCTGTATGGCTCCTAAATGGTGAAGAGCAGATGGCTATCTCCAAACAGTTGGTAGTATGTAATGGCTACATTTttagtggggtggtggtggcatcCTTAGTTTTGGTTATTATACTGTGACCAATAGTACAGAGATGCATGATTCCACGTGAGTTTGCAGTGCTTTGGATTGTTGCACTGTATGCAAAAGCAATGTGAATTGTGCTTCATAGTCATGTAAATTGGCTGTATCACTTTATTACTAAGGGCAAGGCAGAGCCACTGAGAGTAAGGGAAAGTGAAGGCAATGAAAATGAACCAGAAAACATTTTTCCAAGAAGTGCTGATAAAATTAACAACTAAGACCTCTAATGGTATAAACCTTCATGGAcagcagcccacttcatcagatgcatgaaaaaTCAAGAAGTGCTTtttgtctttccattttttaacATTATGAATATATTACTTCTGCATTTGCAAGGGGAAAACTGTTATTTCAAAAGAAGTAGCACCCCAACCATAGCATCAGCACAATGCAAAGGAATACCAATTCACCTGTGAACAAACCAAACAAGAATGGTAGTAATTTACTTAAAAAGTTTTCCAAAGTACTTTATTGCTGATGTTATTCAGGGGTAAACTGCTGTTCTTTCAAAAGTTGGAGCTTCAAAATCGCAGATTTATACCTCAGGTATTAgtgcaaaaagcaaaacatgaTGGTTTGTATAACTATCCCAAATCACAGATACAAAGCAGTATAAAACTGGTCTATTCATTGGGTGTGTATCAGCACAATTATACAATACTTTTATGCACCAACACAACTATGAGATGTATTCACATAACATTGGGAAAAGAGAAACATGCTCCTTAGAACAGTCTGGTTTATGACCCTTTCAAAAGTGTGGAAAGATGCCAGTTGCCTTTTTAAACCAGTCTAATTTTCAGCTTACAAGACTTATAACAGTTTTAGATTTTTCCAGCTGCAGGAACCTTTCAGAATAACAAAGATGAACAGAGATCAGATAAAATTAAACCACGCTGCTTGGCCAATTCAAATAAGTGGGATTGAATGTGTCTTGGCACCCACTGGTGAGAGCAAAACAGCTGCCAAATTAGAAGAATGTATGAGCCAAAAGCAATAATAGCAAAACTTCAGTCAAATGTGCATCCTGGAAGCCTCTGCCTATGCCTCTTCAACAAATAAGAAACCAGTACTATTTCTTCTCATTGGGTTAATTAGTCTAGACCTCTTTCCCCACAATTGGCTATGCTGCAGGCATctttgtatatacagtaaaacatTCATTGACTTTAATTTCTAGTTATCCAGTCAGTTCAATGTTTTGCCTTCAGAGCTCTTCCATAATGAgaggcaatgtgtgtgtgtgtgtgtactgttttcatagtgtatttattttttaagtctAGCTATGTCACCAAATTGGAGCATGGGGGGGGGCATGCAAAATGCCCCCTGAATCAGTTGCAGCTTGGCCTTCATATTAAGGATGAGCAAATGCAAAATTCAACAATACATCTGTGTTTCGTTTTCAGGACATTTGAAACTAGGACACTGAAGCATGTCCACAcaaagtgtctggaaaccaaatTCTGTGAAGAATGGTTGAAATATTTGGTCTGCTTAAGCTAAAGAAAAGAGGAGATTGATCTGAATATATTCATCATGTAGCTGAGGAACAGACATGGTTTCACTCATTTCTACAGGAAGAAGGAAAGTGCACAGATGTCAGTGGCTGAAAAGAAGGATAAACTCAGACTTTAGGCcaaatttggtcctccaggggTTGCTTTCTGGCCTTCTGCTCACCCACACATGGCCTTTGCCCCCTTCTCCATGAGACCACTGCTTAGCAGTTAGCCAGTTTTTGTGCAGGTTTCCCTTGCATTTCAACAGGTAAAGAGCTCTCTCCtaaagcaatggttctcaaactttggcccgccaggtattttggacttcaagctTCGTCAATAGTTAGAGCTTTTGGGAgccaaggtccaaaacatctgcaggaccaaaaGTTTGAGCTTCAAGGTAAAATATGTTTGTATTTCTGGATCCCACACTTCTGAAGTTCCTTCTTGTATTGTAAATTCAATATGGAATAAGAGAATGGACTAGATAACTACAAAACTACCTCCCAACAATAAAAGTATGTGGTTCCTACTTCTCAATAACAAGATACACCTAGGAAAACCCGTAAGGAGAAGAGTACTGAAACCTACAGATGAGAGGATTTCTCCATCAGCTTTCCCTTAAAGAAAAATGCAACAATTTGCAAAAGAACAGTACACTGTGTTATGATATGGGTGGAATACATGCCTTTGCATAGTGACGGTCCCAGGGTCACTCTCTGGTATCTCCAGCTACATAGGATTGAATAGCAGGTGATGAAAGACCTTTCTGAGCTGGAGATCCTAGCCAGCTTCCTACATTCTtttatacaaaaaacaaaacaaaaacagaacaatggtggatcccaaaatcccaggGAGTAATTTACACAACAGTTTCAGAACATCCTTAATAGTATTTTGCTCTCTTTTGCCTCCGTGAGTACCCTAAGCTCAAAGTCCAGAGGTTAAAGCTTTAACATGCTATTTGTTGAAAACTTACTAAATGATGAATTTGCTGCCTTTCTGTCCATCACCAATAAACTATAATGCAGCTGTTCCAAGCAAACATTCTGTTCAAATTATTTCCGACCCTCTAGAGTAACTGTGTGTGCCATATATTTGTACAGAAAAGAATGTTTGCAAGACTTATTTCAAGATTCTCAAATGGTCAACATATCACAGGGAAGAAATGTATTGTTGAACCTAGTCCAGGCCATATTTGCAAAAGCAAT from Sceloporus undulatus isolate JIND9_A2432 ecotype Alabama chromosome 3, SceUnd_v1.1, whole genome shotgun sequence encodes the following:
- the IL17D gene encoding interleukin-17D isoform X1, with product MQPSKVWMLAWLLLYWLPFPGLETIKVNKRPTRTRTCADRPEELLEQLYGRLTAGMLSAFHHTLQLEPLEKDHNISCPAGGRPTTDKKYRLPINLNSVSPWSYRISYDPTRYPKYIPEAYCLCKGCLTGIYGEENFHFRSTPVFMPTVILRRTTSCTGGRYVYTEDYVTIPVGCTCVPEYEKEAEGVNSSIDKQAMKLLANHNSEKPASE
- the IL17D gene encoding interleukin-17D isoform X2 codes for the protein MISYDPTRYPKYIPEAYCLCKGCLTGIYGEENFHFRSTPVFMPTVILRRTTSCTGGRYVYTEDYVTIPVGCTCVPEYEKEAEGVNSSIDKQAMKLLANHNSEKPASE